One stretch of Equus przewalskii isolate Varuska chromosome 9, EquPr2, whole genome shotgun sequence DNA includes these proteins:
- the KMT2B gene encoding histone-lysine N-methyltransferase 2B isoform X2 — translation MAAAAGGGGCPGPGSARGRFPGRPRGPGGGGGRGGRGSGAERVRVALRRGAGAAGPGGAEPGEDTALLRLLGLRRGLRRLRRLWAGPRVQRGRGRGRGRGWGPSRGCMPEEESSDGESDDEEFQGFHSDEDVAPSSLRSALRSQRGRAPRGRGRKHKTTPLPPPRLADVAPTPPKTPARKRGEEGTERMVQALTELLRRAQAPPAPRSRACEPSTPRRSRGRPPGRPAGPCRKKQQAVVVAEAAVTIPKPEPPPPVVPVKHRTGSWKCKEGPGPGPGTPKRGGQSGRGGRGGRGRGRGGLPFVIKFVSKAKKVKMGQLSLGLESGQGQDPHEESWQDAPQGRIGSEQGEGPCWKKEQKLEEKGEEEKEEEKDEEEGEEKEEKAVAEEEESVAEEKEEAKLPSPPLTPPAPPPPPPLPPASTSPPSPLCPPPPPVSPPPPPSPPPPPAPEEQEESPPPVVPATCSRKRGRPPLTPSQRAEREAARAGPEGTSPPTPAPSTTTTGGSLEDSPTVAPKSTTFLKNIRQFIMPVVSARSSRVIKTPRRFMDEDPPKPLKVEVSPTLRPPVAVSPLAPQEPSPAPSPPHAPTPPSTPVPLPEKRRSILREPTFRWTSLTRELPPPPPAPPPAPPPPPAPVTPSRRPLLLRAPQFTPSEAHLKIYESVLTTPPLGAPEAPEPEPPPADDSPAEPEPRAAGRTNHLSLPRFAPVVATTVKAEVPPPAVPTPSNGQQPQAQLQQPLQALQTQLLPQALPPQQPQLQPQLQLQPPPPPQQPSPLEKPRIAGLGSLPLSGVEEKMFSLLKRAKVQLFKIDQQQQQKVASLMPPSPGGQMEEVMGTVKQISDRAAVRSEDESVEIKRERPSGPESPVQGPRIKHVCRHAAVALGQARAMVPEDVPRLSALPLRDRQDLATEDTSSASETESVPSRSRRGKVESAGAGGDSEPAGSAGTLAHTPRRSLPSHHGKKMRMARCGQCRGCLRVQDCGSCVNCLDKPKFGGPNTKKQCCVYRKCDKIEARKMERLAKKGRTIVKTLLPWDSDESPEASPGPPGPRRGAGAGGPREEVVAPPGPEEQDSLLLQRKSARRCVKQRPSYDIFEDSDDSDPGGPPAPRRRTPRENELPVPEPEEQSRPRKPTLQPVLQLKARRRLDKDALAPGPFASFPNGWTGKQKSPDGVHRVRVDFKEDCDLENVWLMGGLSVLTSVPGGPPMVCLLCASKGLHELVFCQVCCDPFHPFCLEEAERPLPQHHDTWCCRRCKFCHVCGRKGRGSKHLLECERCRHAYHPACLGPSYPTRATRKRRHWICSACVRCKSCGATPGKNWDVEWSGDYSLCPRCTQLFEKGNYCPICTRCYEDNDYESKMMQCAQCDHWVHAKCEGLSDEDYEILSGLPDSVLYTCGPCAGATHPRWREALSGALQGGLRQVLQGLLSSKVAGPLLLCTQCGQDGKQLHPGPCDLQAVSQRFEEGHYKSVHSFMEDVVGILMRHSEEGETPERRAGGQTKGLLLKLLESAFGWFDAHDPKYWRRSTRLPNGVLPNAVLPPSLDHVYAQWRQQEPETPESGQPPGDPSAAFQGKDPAAFSHLEDPRQCALCLKYGDADSKEAGRLLYIGQNEWTHVNCAIWSAEVFEENDGSLKNVHAAVARGRQMRCELCLKPGATVGCCLSSCLSNFHFMCARASYCIFQDDKKVFCQKHTDLLDGKEIVTPDGFDVLRRVYVDFEGINFKRKFLTGLEPDAINVLIGSIRIDSLGTLSDLSDCEGRLFPVGYQCSRLYWSTVDARRRCWYRCRILEYRPWGPREEPVHLEAAEENQTIVHSPAPSSEPPDHVDPSPDTDALTPGAPEHHSPVQNLDSTLRPDPSSAPPSVPRSFSGARIKVPNYSPSRRPLGGVSFGPLPSPGSPSSLTHHIPTVGDPDFPAPPRRSRRPSPLTPRLPPSRRASPPLRTSPQLRVPPPTSVVRALTPTSGELAPPGRAPSPPPPAEDLGPDFEDMEVVSGLSAADLDFAASLLGTEPFQEEIVAAGAMGSSHGGPEDSSEEEASPTPRYVHFPVTVVSGPALAPSALPGAPRIEQLDGVDDGTDSEAEAVQQPRGQGTPPSGPGAGRAGVIGAAGDRARPPEDLPSEIVDFVLKNLGGPGEGGTGPREEPLPPAPPLANGSQPPQGLPPSPADPTRTFAWLPGAPGVRVLSLGPAPEPPKPATSKIILVNKLGQVFVKMAGEGEPVSPPVKQPPLPPPIPPTAPASWTLPPGPLLSVLPVVGVVRPNPPPPPPPLTLVLSSGPPSPPRQAIRVKRVSTFSGRSPPAPPPSKTPRLEEDGESLEDFPQGPGLSGSGFSRVRMKTPTVRGVLDLDDPGEPTGEESPRPLQDRSPLLPLPEGGPPRAPDGPTDLLLESQWHHYSGEASSSEEEPPSPEDKENQAPKRAGPHLRFEISSEDGFSVEAESLEGAWRTLIEKVQEARGHARLRHLSFSGMSGARLLGIHHDAVIFLAEQLPGAQRCQHYKFRYHQQGEGQEEPPLNPHGAARAEVYLRKCTFDMFNFLASQHRVLPEGATCDEEEDEVQLRSTRRATSLELPMAMRFRHLKKTSKEAVGVYRSAIHGRGLFCKRNIDAGEMVIEYSGIVIRSVLTDKREKFYDGKGIGCYMFRMDDFDVVDATMHGNAARFINHSCEPNCFSRVIHVEGQKHIVIFALRRILRGEELTYDYKFPIEDASNKLPCNCGAKRCRRFLN, via the exons atggcggcggcggcgggcggcggcggttGCCCCGGGCCTGGCTCCGCGCGGGGCCGCTTCCCGGGCCGGCCGCGGGGccccggcgggggcgggggccgcggcgGACGGGGCAGCGGGGCCGAGAGAGTGCGGGTAGCTCTGCGGCGCGGCGCCGGCGCGGCGGGGCCAGGCGGAGCCGAGCCTGGGGAGGACACGGCCCTGCTCCGTTTGCTGGGGCTCCGCCGGGGCCTGCGCCGGCTCCGCCGCCTGTGGGCCGGCCCGCGCGTCCAGCGGGgcaggggccggggccggggccggggctggggcccGAGCCGGGGCTGCATGCCGGAGGAGGAGAGCAGTGACGGGGAATCCGACGATGAG GAGTTTCAGGGTTTTCATTCAGATGAAGATGTGGCCCCCAGTTCCCTGCGCTCTGCGCTCCGATCCCAGCGAG GTCGAGCCCCCCGAGGTCGGGGCCGCAAGCATAAGACGACCCCCCTTCCGCCTCCTCGCCTAGCAGATGTGGCTCCTACCCCCCCAAAGACTCCTGCCCGGAAACGGGGTGAGGAGGGCACGGAACGGATGGTGCAGGCACTGACTGAACTTCTCCGGCGGGCCCAGGCACCCCCAGCTCCCCGGAGCCGGGCATGCGAGCCCTCCACTCCCCGTCGGTCTCGGGGACGGCCCCCAGGACGGCCAGCAGGCCCCTGCAGGAAAAAGCAGCAAGCAGTAGTGGTGGCAGAAGCAGCTGTGACAATCCCCAAACCTGAGCCACCACCTCCTGTGGTTCCAGTAAAACACCGAACTGGCAGCTGGAAGTGCAAGGAGGGGCCCGGCCCAGGACCTGGGACCCCCAAGCGTGGAGGACAGTCTGGGCGAGGAGGTCGTGGAGGCAGGGGCCGAGGCCGAGGAGGGCTCCCCTTCGTGATCAAGTTTGTTTCAAAGGCCAAAAAAGTGAAGATGGGACAGTTGTCCTTGGGACTTGAATCAGGTCAGGGTCAAGATCCACATGAAGAAAGCTGGCAGGATGCCCCCCAAGGAAGAATTGGGTCTGAACAGGGAGAGGGCCCCTGCTGGAAGAAGGAGCAGAAgctggaggaaaagggagaggaggagaaagaagaggagaaagacgaggaggagggggaagagaaggaagagaaagctgtagctgaggaagaggagagcgtagctgaggaaaaggaagaggcaaaGCTGCCATCACCACCCCTgactcctccagcccctccacctcctccacccctcccacccGCCTCAACATCTCCTCCATCCCCactttgccctcccccacccccagtgtcccctccacccccaccatcccctccaccacctcctgccccagaggagcaggaggaatcCCCTCCTCCTGTGGTCCCAGCTACATGCTCcaggaagaggggccggcctcCCCTGACTCCCAGCCAGCGGGCAGAGCGGGAAGCTGCTCGAGCAGGGCCGGAGGGcacctctcctcccactccagctcccagcaccaccaccacaggAGGCTCTCTGGAAGACAGCCCCACTGTGGCCCCCAAAAGTACCACCTTCCTGAAGAATATCCGGCAGTTTATTATGCCTGTGGTGAGTGCCCGCTCTTCCCGTGTCATCAAGACACCCCGGCGATTTATGGATGAAGATCCCCCCAAACCCCTAAAGGTGGAGGTCTCACCTACTCTGCGGCCTCCCGTTGCCGTCTCCCCACTTGCCCCCCAGGAACCATCACCAGCCCCCTCTCCACCTCATGCCCCAACTCCCCCATCTACCCCAGTGCCACTCCCTGAGAAGAGACGGTCCATCCTGAGGGAACCCACATTTCGCTGGACTTCACTGACCCGGgagctgccccctcctcccccagcccctccaccagccccacccccacctcctgcccctgtCACTCCATCCCGGAGGCCCCTGCTCCTTCGGGCCCCTCAGTTTACCCCAAGCGAAGCCCACCTGAAGATCTACGAATCGGTGCTTACTACTCCTCCTCTTGGGGCCCCTGAAGCCCCTGAGCCAGAGCCTCCTCCCGCTGATGATTCTCCAGCTGAGCCTGAGCCACGGGCAGCGGGCCGTACCAACCACCTCAGTCTGCCTCGATTCGCCCCGGTGGTTGCCACTACTGTTAAGGCTGAGGTGCCCCCTCCTGCGGTTCCAACTCCGAGCAATGGGCAGCAGCCTCAGGCTCAGCTACAGCAGCCCCTGCAGGCCTTGCAAACCCAGCTGCTGCCCCAGGCATTACCACCCCAGCAGCCACAACTGCAGCCACAGTTACAGCTGCAGCCACCGCCACCACCACAGCAGCCATCACCCCTGGAGAAGCCCCGGATTGCAGGTCTGGGTTCCTTACCACTGTCTGGTGTGGAGGAGAAAATGTTCAGCCTCCTCAAGAGAGCCAAGGTGCAGCTATTCAAGAtcgaccagcagcagcagcagaaggtgGCTTCTCTGATGCCG CCAAGCCCTGGAGGGCAGATGGAGGAGGTCATGGGGACTGTCAAGCAGATCTCAGATAGAGCTGCTGTCAGGTCTGAAGATGAATCAGTGgaaattaagagagagagaccatCG GGCCCTGAGTCCCCCGTGCAAGGTCCCCGCATCAAACACGTCTGCCGTCATGCTGCtgtggccctggggcaggcccggGCCATGGTGCCTGAAGACGTCCCCCGCCTGAGTGCTCTCCCTCTCCGGGATCGGCAGGACCTCGCAACAGAGG ATACTTCATCAGCATCTGAGACCGAGAGTGTCCCGTCACGGTCCCGGCGGGGAAAGGTGGAgtcagcaggggctgggggagactCAGAGCCTGCAGGGTCCGCAGGGACCCTGGCCCATACACCCCGGCGCTCTCTGCCCTCCCATCATGGCAAGAAGATGCGGATGGCACGGTGTGGACAGTGTCGGGGCTGCCTGCGTGTGCAGGACTGTGGGTCTTGTGTCAACTGCCTGGACAAGCCCAAGTTTGGAGGCCCCAACACCAAGAAGCAGTGCTGTGT atACCGGAAGTGCGACAAGATAGAGGCTCGGAAGATGGAACGGCTGGCTAAAAAAG GCCGGACGATAGTGAAGACGCTGTTGCCCTGGGATTCCGATGAATCTCCTGAGGCCTCCCCTGGTCCTCCAGGCCCACGCCGGGGGGCGGGAGCTGGGGGGccccgggaggaggtggtggCCCCCCCAGGGCCGGAGGAGCAGGACTCCCTCCTACTGCAGCGCAAGTCAGCCCGGCGCTGCGTCAAACAGCGACCCTCCTATGATATCTTCGAGGACTCGGACGACTCGGACCCCGGGGGTCCCCCTGCTCCCCGGCGTCGGACCCCTCGAGAGAATG AGCTGCCAGTGCCAGAACCTGAGGAGCAGAGCCGGCCCCGCAAACCCACCCTGCAGCCTGTGTTGCAGCTCAAGGCCCGAAGGCGCCTGGACAAG GATGCTTTGGCTCCTGGCCCCTTTGCTTCTTTCCCCAATGGCTGGACTGGAAAACAGAAGTCCCCTGATGGTGTGCACCGGGTCCGTGTGGACTTTAAG GAGGATTGTGACCTGGAGAACGTGTGGCTGATGGGCGGCCTAAGTGTGCTCACCTCTGTGCCAGGGGGCCCACCGATGgtgtgcttgctgtgtgccagcaAAGGCCTGCATGAG TTGGTGTTCTGCCAAGTGTGCTGTGACCCTTTCCACCCAttctgcctggaggaggcagagcggCCCCTGCCCCAACATCATGACACCTGGTGCTGCCGCCGCTGCAAGTTCTGCCATGTCTGTGGGCGCAAAGGCCGAGGCTCCAAG CACCTCCTGGAGTGTGAGCGCTGCCGCCACGCTTACCACCCAGCCTGCCTGGGGCCCAGCTACCCAACCCGGGCCACACGCAAACGGCGCCACTGG ATCTGCTCAGCCTGCGTGCGCTGTAAGAGCTGTGGGGCGACTCCAGGCAAGAACTGGGACGTCGAGTGGTCTGGAGATTACAGCCTCTGCCCCAGGTGCACCCAGCTCTTTGAGAAAG gaaACTACTGCCCAATCTGCACACGCTGCTATGAAGACAACGACTATGAGAGCAAGATGATGCAGTGCGCACAGTGTGACCACTGGGTGCATGCCAAGTGCGAGGGACTTTCAG ATGAAGACTATGAGATCCTTTCGGGGCTACCAGACTCGGTGCTATACACCTGTGGACCGTGTGCTGGGGCCACGCACCCACGCTGGCGAGAGGCCCTGAGTGGGGCCCTGCAGGGGGGCCTGCGCCAGGTGCTTCAGGGCCTGCTGAGCTCCAAGGTGGCGGGCCCACTGCTGCTGTGCACCCAG TGTGGGCAGGATGGAAAGCAGCTGCACCCAGGGCCCTGCGATCTGCAAGCCGTGAGTCAGCGCTTTGAGGAAGGCCACTACAAGTCCGTG CACAGCTTTATGGAGGACGTGGTGGGCATCCTGATGAGACACTCAGAAGAAGGGGAGACCCCAGAGCGTCGGGCTGGAGGCCAGACAAAGGGGCTCCTACTGAAG CTGCTAGAGTCTGCGTTCGGCTGGTTCGACGCCCACGACCCCAAGTACTGGCGACGGAGTACCCGGCTGCCAAA TGGAGTCCTTCCCAATGCTGTGTTGCCCCCCTCCCTGGACCATGTCTACGCTCAATGGAGGCAGCAGGAACCAGAGACTCCAGAATCAGGGCAGCCTCCGGGGGACCCCTCAGCAG CTTTCCAGGGCAAGGATCCAGCTGCTTTCTCACACCTGGAGGACCCCCGTCAGTGTGCACTCTGCCTCAAATATGGAGACGCGGACTCAAAG GAGGCGGGGCGGCTTCTGTACATCGGGCAGAATGAGTGGACACATGTCAACTGTGCCATTTGGTCAGCTGAAGTATTTGAGGAAAACGATGGTTCCCTTAAGAATGTACACGCTGCTGTGGCTCGAGGAAGGCAGATG CGCTGTGAGCTCTGCCTGAAGCCTGGAGCCACGGTGGGATGCTGcctttcctcctgcctcagcAACTTCCACTTCATGTGTGCCCGGGCCAGCTACTGCATCTTCCAGGATGACAAGAAAGTTTTCTGCCAGAAACACACAGACCTGCTGGATGGCAAG GAGATCGTGACCCCTGATGGTTTTGATGTTCTCCGCCGAGTCTACGTAGACTTTGAGGGCATCAACTTCAAACGAAAATTCTTGACGGGACTCGAACCTGATGCCATCAATGTGCTCATTG GCTCCATCCGAATTGACTCCTTGGGTACTCTGTCTGATCTCTCGGACTGCGAGGGACGGCTCTTTCCCGTTGGCTACCA GTGCTCCCGTCTGTACTGGAGCACGGTGGATGCTCGGCGGCGCTGCTGGTATCGGTGCCGAATACTGGAGTATCGGCCATGGGGGCCGAGGGAAGAGCCGGTTCACCTGGAGGCAGCGGAGGAGAACCAGACCATTGTGCACAGCCCTGCCCCTTCATCAG AGCCCCCAGATCATGTGGACCCCTCACCAGATACAGATGCTCTTACCCCAGGAGCTCCTGAGCACCACTCGCCTGTTCAGAACCTGGACTCCACTCTTCGGCCAGATCCAAGCAGCGCTCCTCCTTCGGTCCCCCGCTCTTTCTCGGGGGCTCGAATCAAAGTGCCCAACTACTCACCATCCCGGAGGCCCTTGGGGGGTGTCTCCTTTggacccctgccctcccccg GAAGTCCGTCTTCTCTGACCCACCACATCCCTACAGTGGGAGACCCAGATTTCCCAGCTCCCCCTAGACGCTCCCGTCGTCCCAGTCCCCTGACCCCCAGGCTGCCACCATCACGGCGGGCCTCTCCCCCTCTCAGAACTTCCCCTCAGCTCAGGGTGCCCCCTCCTACCTCAGTCGTTAGAGCCCTCACACCTACCTCAGGGGAGCTGGCTCCCCCTGGCCGGGCCCCGTCTCCTCCACCACCCGCTGAAGACCTGGGCCCAGACTTTGAGGACATGGAGGTGGTGTCAGGACTGAGTGCTGCTGACCTGGACTTTGCGGCCAGCCTGCTGGGGACTGAGCCCTTCCAGGAAGAGATTGTGGCTGCAGGGGCAATGGGAAGCAGCCACGGGGGCCCAGAGGACAGCTCAGAGGaggaggccagccccaccccccgCTACGTCCACTTCCCTGTGACTGTGGTGtctggccctgccctggcccccagcGCCCTCCCTGGAGCCCCCCGCATCGAACAGCTGGACGGAGTGGATGATGGCACAGACAGCGAGGCTGAGGCAGTCCAGCAGCCTCGGGGCCAGGGGACTCCTCCTTCAGGGCCGGGAGCAGGCCGGGCTGGGGTCATCGGGGCTGCAGGGGACAGGGCTCGACCTCCTGAGGACCTGCCGTCAGAAATTGTGGATTTTGTTTTGAAGAACCTaggggggcctggggaggggggtaCTGGGCCCAGAGAGGAGCCACTCCCCCCAGCACCTCCCCTGGCCAATGGCAGCCAGCCCCCGCAAGGCCTGCCCCCTAGCCCAGCTGACCCCACTCGGACGTTTGCCTGGctccctggggccccaggggTCCGGGTGTtgagcctgggccctgccccagagccccccaAACCTGCCACGTCTAAAATCATCCTTGTCAACAAGCTGGGGCAAGTGTTTGTGAAGATGGCTGGGGAGGGTGAGCCTGTCTCACCCCCAGTGAAGCAGCCGCCTCTGCCCCCTCCCATTCCCCCCACGGCTCCTGCTTCCTGGACTCTGCCCCCAGGACCCCTGCTGAGTGTGTTGCCAGTGGTGGGAGTAGTCCGCCCCaacccccctccacccccccctcCACTGACGCTGGTGTTGAGCAGTGGGCCCCCCAGCCCACCCCGCCAGGCCATCCGCGTCAAGAGGGTATCCACCTTCTCTGGCCGTTCCCCACCAGCTCCTCCCCCAAGCAAGACACCCCGGCTGGAGGAAGATGGAGAGTCCTTGGAGGATTTCCCCCAGGGTCCAGGGCTTAGTGGCAGCGG gtTTAGCCGAGTGAGGATGAAAACGCCCACAGTGCGTGGAGTTCTCGATCTGGATGATCCTGGGGAGCCGACTGGGGAGGAAAGCCCAAG GCCCCTCCAGGACCGGTCTCCTCTGCTGCCACTTCCAGAAGGTGGTCCTCCCCGAGCCCCCGATGGTCCCACTGACCTGCTGCTTGAGTCCCAGTGGCACCACTACTCAG GTGAGGCTTCAAGCTCTGAAGAAGAGCCTCCATCCCCAGAGGACAAAGAGAACCAGGCCCCGAAACGGGCTGGCCCGCATCTGCGCTTTGAGATCAGCAGTGAGGATGGGTTCAGCGTGGAAGCAGAGAGCTTGGAGG GGGCATGGAGAACTCTGATTGAGAAGGTTCAAGAGGCCCGAGGGCATGCCCGGCTTAGACATCTCTCCTTTAGTG GAATGAGTGGGGCAAGGCTCCTTGGCATCCACCACGATGCTGTCATCTTCCTGGCAGAGCAGCTACCCGGGGCCCAGCGCTGCCAGCACTATAAGTTCCGCTATCACCAGCAGGGAGAGGGCCAGGAAGAACCACCCCTGAACCCTCATGGGGCAGCCCGTGCCGAGGTCTATCTCCG AAAGTGCACCTTCGACATGTTCAACTTCCTGGCCTCCCAGCACCGAGTGCTGCCTGAGGGAGCCACCTGTGACGAGGAAGAGGATGAGGTGCAGCTCAGGTCAACCAG ACGTGCCACCAGCCTGGAGCTGCCCATGGCCATGCGCTTTCGCCACCTCAAGAAGACATCCAAGGAAGCTGTGGGTGTCTACAG ATCTGCCATCCATGGGCGGGGCCTGTTCTGTAAGCGCAACATCGATGCTGGCGAGATGGTCATTGAGTACTCTGGTATTGTCATTCGCTCTGTGCTGACTGACAAGCGGGAGAAGTTCTACGATGGGAAG GGCATTGGGTGCTATATGTTCCGTATGGATGACTTTGACGTGGTGGATGCCACGATGCATGGCAACGCCGCCCGCTTCATCAACCACTCGTGTGAGCCCAACTGCTTCTCTCGAGTCATCCACGTGGAGGGCCAGAAGCATATCGTCATCTTTGCCCTCCGCCGCATCCTGCGTGGTGAGGAGCTCACCTATGACTACAAGTTCCCCATCGAGGATGCCAGCAACAAGCTGCCCTGCAACTGTGGCGCCAAGCGCTGCCGTCGGTTCCTTAACTGA